The following coding sequences lie in one Chryseobacterium arthrosphaerae genomic window:
- a CDS encoding LysR substrate-binding domain-containing protein, with the protein MNIQQLEYLIAVDKYKHFGKAAQACFITQPTLSAMIQKFEDELDVKVFDRTTHPIRTTDVGLQIIDQAKVIIESVNELKNKANLLNNILGGTINLGIIPTVSSFILPTEIFKFLEENPKIQMNVKEMTTDNIIKALKAGELDAGIISTPYDTADEFYQDFLFNEELMIYSSNTEANKKNAYIIPEELNVEKVWLLEEGNCLRNQFENICHLKENTLKPKNLDFLASNIQTLVHMVDKVGGISILPELALSQLSEEQKKNVFRFKKPFPYREISIIYYKPTFKQKIIDELSHSIKNSLELKLNYHESPKEFVSIKPQ; encoded by the coding sequence ATGAACATTCAGCAACTGGAGTATCTTATCGCTGTAGATAAGTATAAACATTTTGGAAAAGCGGCTCAGGCCTGCTTCATTACCCAACCTACGTTAAGTGCCATGATACAGAAATTTGAGGATGAACTGGATGTGAAAGTTTTTGACAGAACTACTCACCCGATCCGGACTACGGATGTTGGTCTTCAGATTATTGACCAGGCGAAGGTGATCATAGAATCTGTCAATGAGCTGAAAAACAAAGCCAACCTTTTGAATAATATTTTAGGAGGAACCATCAACCTGGGAATCATTCCAACCGTTTCATCTTTTATCCTGCCTACGGAAATCTTTAAATTCCTTGAAGAAAATCCGAAGATCCAGATGAATGTAAAAGAAATGACTACGGATAATATAATCAAAGCCTTAAAAGCCGGAGAACTGGATGCAGGTATTATTTCCACACCTTATGATACAGCTGATGAGTTCTATCAGGACTTCCTTTTCAACGAAGAACTGATGATCTACAGCTCCAATACGGAAGCGAACAAAAAAAATGCTTATATCATTCCTGAAGAACTGAATGTGGAAAAAGTATGGCTGCTTGAAGAAGGAAACTGTCTTAGAAACCAGTTTGAGAATATCTGCCACCTGAAAGAAAATACCCTGAAACCTAAGAATCTGGATTTCCTGGCGTCTAATATTCAGACTTTGGTCCACATGGTAGATAAAGTAGGCGGAATCAGTATTCTTCCTGAGTTGGCATTAAGTCAGCTTTCAGAAGAACAGAAGAAAAATGTTTTCAGATTCAAAAAGCCTTTCCCTTACAGAGAGATCAGCATCATTTATTATAAGCCCACCTTCAAACAGAAGATTATTGATGAGTTGTCCCATTCCATCAAAAATTCTCTGGAGCTTAAGCTGAATTACCACGAAAGCCCGAAGGAATTTGTGAGCATAAAGCCACAGTAG
- the metK gene encoding methionine adenosyltransferase translates to MSYLFTSESVSEGHPDKIADQISDALIDHFLAYDKDSKVACETLVTTGQVVLAGEVKSDAYLDVQTIAREVINGIGYTKGEYMFNGDSCGVISAIHEQSPDINQGVDRAVNDESFEAKANAQGAGDQGMMFGYATNETANYMPLALDLAHTILKELSAIRRENKEITYLRPDAKSQVTIEYSDDHKPIRIDSIVVSTQHDDFGSEEEMLNKIREDIKNILVPRVVAQQTEEIKALFNDQIKYHINPTGKFVIGGPHGDTGLTGRKIIVDTYGGKGAHGGGAFSGKDPSKVDRSAAYATRHIAKNLVAAGVADEVLVQVSYAIGVAEPCGLYINTYGTAKVDLHDGDIAKKVSEIFDLRPYAIEQNLKLRNPIYQETASYGHMGKEHYVADKTFNKGQKNEITLQGLEFFTWEKLDKVDEIKAAFGI, encoded by the coding sequence ATGTCTTATTTATTTACATCTGAATCAGTTTCAGAAGGACATCCGGATAAAATCGCCGATCAAATCTCAGATGCGTTAATTGACCATTTTTTAGCATATGATAAAGATTCAAAAGTAGCATGTGAAACTCTTGTAACTACAGGACAGGTAGTATTGGCAGGAGAAGTAAAGTCTGATGCTTATCTTGATGTACAGACGATTGCCAGAGAAGTAATCAATGGGATAGGGTATACAAAAGGAGAATATATGTTCAATGGAGATTCATGTGGAGTGATCTCTGCAATTCATGAGCAGTCTCCTGATATCAACCAGGGAGTTGACAGAGCCGTGAATGATGAGTCTTTTGAAGCAAAAGCTAATGCACAGGGAGCAGGTGACCAGGGAATGATGTTTGGGTACGCAACCAATGAAACAGCTAACTACATGCCTCTTGCTTTGGATCTTGCCCACACGATCCTTAAAGAACTTTCTGCAATCAGAAGAGAAAATAAAGAGATCACTTACCTTCGTCCTGATGCAAAAAGCCAGGTGACAATTGAATACTCCGATGACCACAAACCTATCAGAATTGATTCTATCGTAGTATCTACTCAGCATGATGACTTCGGATCAGAAGAAGAAATGCTGAACAAGATCCGTGAGGATATCAAAAATATCCTGGTTCCAAGAGTTGTTGCACAGCAGACTGAAGAGATCAAAGCTTTATTTAATGATCAGATCAAATACCATATCAATCCAACGGGTAAATTTGTAATCGGAGGTCCTCACGGAGATACCGGTCTTACAGGAAGAAAGATCATCGTTGATACGTACGGAGGAAAAGGAGCTCACGGTGGTGGTGCATTCTCCGGAAAAGATCCGTCTAAAGTAGACAGAAGTGCAGCGTACGCAACAAGACACATTGCTAAAAACCTTGTAGCAGCGGGTGTTGCTGATGAAGTTCTGGTACAGGTTTCTTATGCTATCGGGGTTGCTGAACCTTGTGGTTTATATATCAATACATACGGAACGGCTAAAGTAGATCTTCACGATGGCGATATTGCTAAAAAAGTTTCTGAAATTTTTGATCTTAGACCTTATGCTATTGAACAGAATCTGAAATTGAGAAACCCTATTTATCAGGAAACCGCATCTTACGGACATATGGGGAAAGAGCATTATGTTGCTGATAAAACCTTCAACAAAGGTCAGAAAAACGAGATTACATTACAGGGTCTTGAGTTCTTTACCTGGGAAAAACTAGACAAAGTAGACGAAATTAAGGCCGCTTTCGGTATTTAA
- a CDS encoding RNA polymerase sigma factor: MKSKSDSLLISLYQKGDEGALSTLIHRHQRELFTFIFYKINDEDLANDIFQDTFMKIIVMLKEGRYNEEGKFILWAKRISHNLIIDHFRSKAKNIKVSETTFETDEYSIFDLIREPSENIEDQLVTNQIQEDLLKMLQFLPLNQQEVIKLRFFDGLSFKEIADHTDMSINTTLGRVRYALINLRKIMDENNIILTR; encoded by the coding sequence ATGAAATCAAAATCGGATAGTTTACTAATTTCGCTTTACCAGAAAGGTGACGAGGGAGCGTTATCAACCCTTATTCACCGCCATCAGAGAGAACTGTTTACATTCATTTTTTACAAAATTAATGATGAAGATTTAGCCAACGATATTTTTCAGGATACTTTCATGAAAATCATTGTAATGCTGAAAGAAGGCCGCTATAACGAAGAAGGAAAATTTATTCTTTGGGCAAAAAGAATTTCTCACAATTTAATCATTGACCATTTCAGATCGAAAGCTAAAAACATCAAAGTTTCAGAAACAACATTTGAAACCGATGAATATTCTATTTTTGATCTGATCAGAGAGCCTTCCGAAAATATTGAAGATCAGCTGGTAACCAATCAGATTCAGGAAGATCTGCTGAAGATGCTTCAGTTTCTTCCGCTCAATCAGCAGGAGGTGATCAAACTGCGTTTTTTTGACGGATTAAGTTTCAAGGAAATTGCAGATCATACGGATATGAGTATCAACACTACGTTAGGAAGGGTAAGATATGCGCTCATCAACCTGAGAAAAATCATGGATGAAAATAACATAATATTAACCAGATAA
- a CDS encoding YjjG family noncanonical pyrimidine nucleotidase produces the protein MKMQHVFFDLDNTLWDHRRNAYLTIKDLFEKQEINSKYNIDFEEFHAVYHDINEELWEKIRDGIIGKEYLREHRFYDTFMHFGVDDKELSLYFEENFLDNIVSYNELVEGAEDVLEYLKAKNYTLHIISNGFQEVTERKCTLSGIAPYFKTITSADAVGVRKPDPRIFEYSLGLSEAKKEESIMIGDDWIADALGGRDFGMDTIFFDVYKEDKKEAGLKAITHLQQIKEYL, from the coding sequence ATGAAAATGCAGCATGTTTTTTTTGATCTCGATAATACATTATGGGATCATCGCAGAAATGCCTATCTTACTATCAAAGACCTTTTTGAAAAACAGGAAATCAATTCAAAGTACAATATAGACTTTGAAGAGTTTCACGCTGTTTACCATGATATCAATGAAGAGTTATGGGAAAAGATCAGAGATGGGATTATAGGCAAAGAGTATTTGAGGGAACACCGTTTTTATGATACGTTCATGCATTTCGGTGTAGATGATAAAGAGCTGTCTCTTTATTTTGAAGAGAATTTTCTGGATAATATTGTAAGTTATAATGAGCTGGTAGAAGGAGCTGAAGACGTTCTGGAATATTTAAAAGCCAAAAACTATACCCTTCATATTATTTCCAACGGATTTCAGGAAGTAACGGAGAGAAAATGCACATTGTCCGGCATTGCTCCTTATTTTAAAACCATTACCAGTGCAGATGCGGTAGGGGTAAGAAAGCCTGATCCCAGGATTTTTGAATATTCACTGGGATTATCAGAAGCTAAGAAAGAGGAAAGCATCATGATCGGTGATGACTGGATCGCTGATGCTCTTGGAGGAAGGGATTTCGGAATGGATACCATCTTTTTTGATGTTTATAAAGAAGATAAAAAAGAAGCCGGATTAAAGGCCATTACTCATCTTCAGCAAATCAAGGAATATTTATAA
- a CDS encoding PepSY-like domain-containing protein, with the protein MKKVKKITGVFILIFLLAGGLIFAQDRAIHPNQLPKTAKNFLAAHFKGIPVSSAIEDREIYGIDEYKVYLNNGMKMEFDSNGSWKEVDGKHQKVPYGFIPASIRNYTARNFPNTYITKIEKKRWSYKAELSNGLELEFDRNGNFKRIDD; encoded by the coding sequence ATGAAAAAGGTAAAGAAAATCACAGGTGTATTTATTTTAATTTTCTTGTTAGCAGGAGGGTTGATCTTCGCTCAGGACAGGGCTATACATCCCAATCAACTGCCTAAAACAGCTAAAAATTTCCTGGCAGCCCATTTTAAAGGAATCCCTGTAAGTTCCGCGATAGAAGACAGGGAAATCTACGGAATAGATGAATATAAAGTCTATCTGAATAACGGGATGAAAATGGAATTTGACAGTAACGGAAGCTGGAAAGAAGTGGATGGAAAGCATCAGAAAGTACCTTACGGCTTTATTCCTGCATCGATCAGAAACTATACAGCCAGAAACTTCCCGAATACGTATATCACCAAGATCGAAAAAAAGAGATGGTCTTATAAAGCTGAGCTTTCCAACGGGCTGGAACTTGAGTTTGACAGAAACGGAAACTTTAAAAGAATTGATGATTAA
- a CDS encoding PepSY-like domain-containing protein, with translation MVNWNLIRSNGGNISSRDIRKSIVSFMTKHHPCSIVNSIEKKYNAYRIQLMNGLSLIFDAEGRYVKTDKLL, from the coding sequence ATGGTTAACTGGAATTTAATAAGAAGCAACGGAGGAAATATTTCTTCCCGCGATATCAGAAAAAGTATTGTGTCTTTTATGACAAAGCACCATCCATGCAGTATCGTCAACTCTATTGAAAAGAAATATAACGCTTACAGGATACAGCTGATGAATGGCTTAAGCCTTATTTTCGATGCTGAAGGACGGTATGTGAAAACAGATAAATTGTTATGA
- a CDS encoding response regulator transcription factor: MKILIVEDEPELKDTVQKFLEGEHFIVEYAPDYSSGLDKIISYEYDCILLDIMLPDGNGIDLLKEIKKMHKKDPVIILSAKDSVDDKVEGLEIGADDYLAKPFHLAELMARIKSVIRRNQQDGENILTYKNISIDPDNRTVKVGQEELILNRKEYDLLYYFVIHPEKTLQKTTLAEAIWGDYIDQADSLDFIYSQIKNLRKKLKALNSEADFQAVYGIGYKFV; this comes from the coding sequence ATGAAGATTTTAATAGTAGAAGATGAGCCGGAATTAAAGGATACTGTACAGAAGTTTCTGGAAGGTGAGCATTTTATTGTAGAATATGCCCCCGATTACAGTTCCGGACTGGACAAGATTATTTCCTATGAATATGACTGTATTCTTCTGGATATCATGCTGCCCGACGGAAACGGTATCGATCTTCTGAAAGAGATCAAAAAAATGCATAAAAAAGATCCTGTTATCATCCTTTCTGCCAAAGATTCGGTGGATGATAAAGTAGAAGGGCTGGAAATAGGAGCAGATGATTATCTTGCAAAACCTTTTCACCTCGCAGAGCTTATGGCCAGGATTAAATCTGTGATCAGAAGAAATCAACAGGACGGGGAAAATATTCTTACCTATAAAAACATAAGCATTGATCCGGATAACAGAACCGTGAAAGTAGGACAGGAAGAACTGATCCTGAACCGGAAAGAATATGATCTTCTGTACTACTTCGTGATCCATCCGGAAAAAACACTGCAGAAAACAACTCTGGCAGAGGCCATCTGGGGTGATTATATTGATCAGGCCGACAGCCTGGATTTTATTTATTCACAGATCAAAAACCTCCGTAAAAAGTTAAAAGCACTGAATTCTGAAGCTGACTTTCAGGCAGTATACGGAATAGGATATAAATTTGTCTGA
- a CDS encoding sensor histidine kinase has product MKVSLKYYTIKYLIMILLLIIAVWAGLFYAYILDEVHDNVDDGLRDRKIQIIKAVYLNPQLLKNNEFGFNEFKIIPIRAAEYQNKSRLYNKMYYMEYDDKDQPYRVLEADFIDQYKNHQRLVIRTSTVEEDELIYDLTTALIVLYLLLVISIVVVNGYLLNKAMRPFYKILDKLKKYQFGIPASEQEQNYLIKEFDELNVEINEMIERNELVFYQQKQFIENASHELQTPLAIVINKIDLQIQNEEPDEKNMNLLSEIKNDLRRMVGLNKSLLMLSKIENSQFNKTSGVDFNVMITKLVQDFEDFIEFKKIQVNIIEKGYFIADFNQDLADILLSNLLKNAVKYNNEAGILNIMIENDRLTFQNSGTSVALDKARIFNRFYKQGSDHTSTGLGLSIIQTIIKQYPGWEISYEFEDQMHYFILTKNAHQ; this is encoded by the coding sequence ATGAAAGTTTCGTTAAAATATTATACCATCAAATACCTGATCATGATCCTTCTGCTGATTATTGCAGTATGGGCAGGTCTCTTTTATGCCTACATTCTGGATGAGGTGCATGATAATGTGGATGACGGCTTACGGGATCGGAAAATACAGATCATTAAAGCAGTTTACCTCAATCCTCAGCTGCTGAAGAATAATGAATTCGGATTTAATGAATTTAAGATCATTCCGATCAGGGCTGCAGAATATCAAAACAAAAGCAGGCTCTACAATAAGATGTATTATATGGAGTATGATGATAAGGATCAGCCTTACAGAGTGCTTGAAGCCGATTTTATCGATCAGTATAAAAACCATCAGCGCCTTGTCATCAGAACTTCCACCGTAGAAGAAGATGAGTTGATCTATGACCTTACCACAGCACTCATTGTTCTTTATCTTCTTTTGGTAATCAGTATTGTGGTGGTGAACGGATACCTTCTCAACAAAGCGATGCGTCCGTTTTATAAAATTCTTGATAAGCTTAAAAAATATCAGTTCGGAATCCCTGCCAGTGAGCAGGAACAGAATTATCTGATTAAAGAATTTGATGAACTGAACGTGGAGATTAATGAAATGATTGAGCGTAATGAGCTTGTATTCTATCAGCAGAAACAGTTTATTGAAAATGCGTCCCACGAGCTTCAGACTCCGCTGGCGATCGTCATCAATAAGATAGACCTGCAGATTCAAAACGAAGAACCTGATGAAAAGAATATGAACTTACTTTCTGAAATCAAAAATGACCTGCGAAGAATGGTAGGACTGAACAAGTCTTTATTAATGCTTTCCAAAATAGAAAACAGTCAGTTTAATAAAACTTCCGGGGTAGATTTCAATGTGATGATTACTAAGCTGGTTCAGGACTTTGAAGACTTTATAGAGTTTAAAAAAATACAGGTCAACATCATAGAAAAAGGATATTTTATAGCGGATTTTAATCAGGACCTTGCGGATATTCTGCTTTCTAACCTTCTGAAAAATGCAGTAAAATATAACAATGAAGCTGGAATTTTAAATATTATGATTGAAAATGACAGACTTACATTTCAGAACAGCGGGACGTCTGTGGCCTTAGATAAAGCCCGGATCTTTAACCGTTTCTACAAACAGGGTTCGGATCATACTTCTACCGGCCTGGGACTGTCTATCATCCAAACGATCATCAAACAATATCCTGGCTGGGAAATCAGCTATGAATTTGAAGATCAGATGCATTATTTTATTCTTACTAAGAACGCGCATCAGTAA
- the trpS gene encoding tryptophan--tRNA ligase, whose translation MSRILTGIQATGTPHLGNLLGAIIPAIELSKQEGNESFLFIANLHTLTQIKDAQTLRQNTYEIAAAWLACGLDTEKTFFYRQSDIAETCELSWHLSCFFPYQRLTLAHSFKDKADRLQDVNAGLFTYPILMAADILLYDAEIVPVGKDQLQHLEFARDVASRFNNQMGEILVLPQSELQEDTKYVPGTDGQKMSKSRGNIINIFLPEKELKKQVMSIETDSKSLEEPKDPETDKVFAIYQLIATPEQTEELRAKYLAGNFGYGHAKKELLDLILVRFEKEREIFNYYMNNLEELEAKLQQGAEKTRPIALETLKRVRTSLGF comes from the coding sequence ATGTCAAGAATTCTTACCGGCATTCAAGCCACCGGAACCCCCCATCTTGGAAATTTACTTGGGGCGATTATTCCTGCTATCGAACTATCCAAGCAGGAAGGAAATGAATCATTTTTATTTATTGCGAATCTTCATACGCTTACCCAGATCAAAGATGCGCAGACCTTAAGACAAAATACCTACGAGATTGCTGCGGCTTGGCTTGCTTGTGGGTTAGATACCGAAAAAACATTCTTCTACAGACAAAGTGATATCGCTGAAACCTGTGAACTATCTTGGCATTTATCATGTTTTTTCCCTTATCAAAGATTAACATTAGCGCACTCATTTAAGGATAAAGCTGACCGTCTTCAGGATGTGAATGCAGGGCTGTTTACTTATCCTATTCTGATGGCTGCAGATATTTTATTATACGATGCAGAGATTGTTCCTGTAGGAAAAGACCAGCTTCAGCACCTGGAGTTTGCCAGAGATGTCGCTTCAAGGTTCAATAACCAGATGGGTGAAATTCTGGTATTGCCTCAGTCTGAACTTCAGGAAGACACTAAATATGTTCCCGGAACAGACGGTCAGAAAATGTCAAAATCAAGAGGAAATATCATCAACATTTTCTTACCTGAAAAGGAACTGAAAAAACAGGTGATGAGCATTGAAACAGATTCCAAATCGCTGGAAGAACCTAAAGATCCTGAAACAGATAAAGTTTTTGCCATCTACCAACTGATCGCTACGCCAGAACAGACAGAAGAATTAAGAGCAAAATACCTTGCCGGAAACTTCGGATACGGACATGCTAAAAAGGAACTTCTGGATCTTATTTTGGTACGTTTTGAGAAAGAAAGAGAGATTTTCAATTATTATATGAATAATCTTGAAGAGTTGGAGGCGAAACTACAGCAGGGAGCTGAGAAAACAAGACCAATTGCTCTGGAAACACTTAAAAGAGTAAGAACAAGCTTAGGATTTTAA
- a CDS encoding SanA/YdcF family protein: MKKIIKNIFKFFLLLLVAGIIFIAWTNYSIKKESAPFVSYHIADIPEAKTALLLGTGKVLSNGMPNAYFDNRIRAATDLYKSGKIQYIIVSGDNSTKDYNEPEDMQTALVQQGIPKDKIILDHAGFRTLDSVIRAKEIFGQTQLVIISQKFHNERAVFLARKKGMQAFGYNAEDVNKYAGLKTNMREYLAKAKVYWDLLFGVEPKFGGEKIVIP; the protein is encoded by the coding sequence ATGAAAAAAATAATTAAAAATATTTTTAAATTTTTCCTGCTTCTTCTGGTTGCAGGAATTATTTTTATTGCCTGGACCAACTACAGCATTAAAAAAGAAAGTGCTCCATTTGTATCCTATCATATTGCTGATATTCCGGAAGCCAAAACAGCTTTACTGCTCGGAACCGGCAAAGTACTGAGCAACGGTATGCCCAATGCTTATTTCGACAACAGGATCAGGGCCGCTACAGATTTATACAAAAGCGGAAAAATACAGTACATCATCGTAAGTGGTGACAACAGTACCAAAGACTATAATGAACCTGAAGATATGCAGACAGCATTAGTACAGCAGGGAATCCCAAAGGATAAGATCATTCTGGATCATGCCGGTTTCCGTACACTGGATTCTGTGATACGGGCAAAGGAGATTTTCGGGCAGACCCAGCTGGTTATTATCTCCCAGAAGTTCCATAATGAAAGAGCTGTATTTCTGGCCAGAAAAAAAGGAATGCAGGCCTTTGGCTATAATGCAGAAGATGTAAATAAATATGCAGGTTTAAAGACCAATATGAGAGAGTATCTGGCAAAAGCTAAGGTATATTGGGATCTTCTTTTTGGAGTAGAGCCAAAGTTCGGAGGAGAGAAAATTGTAATTCCATAA